Genomic segment of Phycisphaerae bacterium:
AGAACCGGCTCCAACGGACAAATTCACCTTGAGAAAATTGATAGCTATCTGACACAACGAGGTTCAGCTTTAGAAGGTGCCCCCCGCCGTGGGGTGTTAGGCAGGCCGAGCTTGCCGTATCCCGATAGTCACGTTTACGAACATCTGCTCTCAAGCGCAACCGAGTCGATAGAGGCGTATCTTGGTGTTGATGTCGGCTCTATTAGCACTAAAGCCGCTGTTGTTGATAACCAGAATCGCCTGCTCGCAAAGCATTATATGATGACCACTGGCAATCCTCTCGAAGCTGTTCGGCAGACCCTCGACATTATCGGCAAAAAAGTCGGCGGAAAGGTGAACATCTGCGGTGCTGCCACTACAGGCTCGGGACGCTATCTCATCGGCGACTTTATAGGGGCCGACGTTGTCATAAACGAAATCACCGCCCAGGCAAAAGGGGCTGCCATTGTTGACCCGATGGTCGACACGATTTTTGAAATCGGCGGACAGGACAGCAAATATATCTCCCTCGAAAACGGCGTCGTAGTTGACTTCACTATGAACCACGCCTGTGCCGCGGGGACAGGCTCCTTTTTAGAAGAGCAGGCGCAACGCCTCGATATATCCATCGACCGGCAGTTTGCGGAACAGGCCTTCAGTTGTAGGGAGCCCGTGAAGCTGGGCGAACGCTGCACCGTCTTTATGGAATCCGACCTCCTCTGCTATCAGCAGCAGGGAGCCAAGACTAATGAGCTTGTCGCTGGCCTGAGCTATTCTATCGTCGAAAATTATCTCAATCGCGTTGTCGGCAGGAGAAAAGTCGGCGAACATATCTGTTTCCAGGGCGGGACCGCTTTTAACAAGGCTGTCTGGGCTGCTTTCGAGACGGTTGTAGGAAAACCCGTTATGGTCCCCGACCATCACGAGGTGACAGGCGCCATTGGTGCTGCTGCCATCGCCGCTGGTCATATTAAGAAAAGCGAAGCAGCCAAAAGCAGCTTCAAAGGGTTCGAAAACGTCTGCTCCATTCAGTATCAGGTCGAATCCTTTACGTGCGAGCATTGTCCCAACCACTGCGAAATTAAAAAAGTACAACTCCCCGACACAGAACCGCTGTATTATGGCTCTCGGTGCGATAGGTACAACCTCAAGAAAAAAACAGCAAAGGCAAAAGGCCTTGACGCCTTCGAATACCGAAAGCAAATGTTGTTTGAATGTGCGGGTCTGAACGACAAGCCTTCTAAAAAGCAGTATACGAAGGTTTCTATAGGCATCCCTCTTGCGCTGACAAATTGGCAGCTTTTACCGCTGTTCTCTCAGTTTTTTAAGGCGATGGGCTTCGATTGCATAATCTCCGGCAAAACCGACAAGCGAATAATTCGTATGGGCGTCGAATCTGTCAACGCTCAGCCGTGCTTTCCGGTCAAAGCCGCTTACGGTCATATTGCCGAGCTGATTGAAAAAAAGGTCGACTACATCTTCCTGCCGAGCATTGTTTCGATGACGGAAAGCTTCCCGCAGAATAAGTCCAATCAACTGTGTCCCTATGTCCAGTCGCTGGTTTATCAGGCGCAAACAGCCTTTGGCAAGAAACTCGGAGACACAAAAATTCTTACCACACCAATTCGTATGGGTGATGGACAAAAACTTTTACAAAAAAGCTTCATTGCTCTCGGCAGGACGCTGGGGGTTTCGGCGTCTTCTGCACGAAAGGCCCTCGAAAAGGGATTTGCAGCCCAGCAAAAGTTTGAGTCAGCCTTGCTGGATAAAGGCAAAGAAATTCTCGACCAGCTCGGGCCTGAACAGAAACTGTTCGTGCTTATCTCGCGCCCGTATAACGGCTGCGATGAAGGGCTTAACCTGCAACTTTCCAAAAAGTTCGATGAGCTTGGTGTCAGGGTAATACCTATTGATATGCTCGCCCTCGACGATACACCATTGACTGACCCGTTGCTTCACGAACAGGCTTACTGGTCGTATGGCCAGAAGATTTTGAGAGCAGCCGAGATAATCAAAAGAGATCCGCGGCTTTTTGCGATATATCTATCCAACTTCAGCTGCGGGCCGGATTCATTCCTTCTGACGTTTTTCAAGGACATAATGGCACAAAAACCCTGCCTGCTGCTGGAGCTTGATGAACACTCTGCCGATGCCGGGGTAATTACCCGGCTCGAAGCCTTTCTCGACAGCTTGAAACATTATCATTCGTTGGAGAAAAAGCCACAGGCCAAGAAGCTGGCGATT
This window contains:
- a CDS encoding acyl-CoA dehydratase activase, producing MSDRIQSDATISGKASQYQPILPQDKRRFYIGIDVGSTSSDITVLDSAGKSVLCDYRRTKGKPVETVRLQLDRIFRQINPLNITLAVATGSAGRFLAKLLDIPFINEVPAQAAAICHLYPQLQQATIIEMGGQDSKLIFLSAEQGRARVRDFTLNTVCAAGTGSFLDQQAQRLGVNIEGEFGRMALQSKAVPRMAGRCSVFAKSDMIHLQQQATPSCDIIAGLCLALARNLKGDLGCGREFVKPIIFTGGVAANIGVVRALEKVFELPQDELVVPKEHFFTGAIGAVLIAKERTGSNGQIHLEKIDSYLTQRGSALEGAPRRGVLGRPSLPYPDSHVYEHLLSSATESIEAYLGVDVGSISTKAAVVDNQNRLLAKHYMMTTGNPLEAVRQTLDIIGKKVGGKVNICGAATTGSGRYLIGDFIGADVVINEITAQAKGAAIVDPMVDTIFEIGGQDSKYISLENGVVVDFTMNHACAAGTGSFLEEQAQRLDISIDRQFAEQAFSCREPVKLGERCTVFMESDLLCYQQQGAKTNELVAGLSYSIVENYLNRVVGRRKVGEHICFQGGTAFNKAVWAAFETVVGKPVMVPDHHEVTGAIGAAAIAAGHIKKSEAAKSSFKGFENVCSIQYQVESFTCEHCPNHCEIKKVQLPDTEPLYYGSRCDRYNLKKKTAKAKGLDAFEYRKQMLFECAGLNDKPSKKQYTKVSIGIPLALTNWQLLPLFSQFFKAMGFDCIISGKTDKRIIRMGVESVNAQPCFPVKAAYGHIAELIEKKVDYIFLPSIVSMTESFPQNKSNQLCPYVQSLVYQAQTAFGKKLGDTKILTTPIRMGDGQKLLQKSFIALGRTLGVSASSARKALEKGFAAQQKFESALLDKGKEILDQLGPEQKLFVLISRPYNGCDEGLNLQLSKKFDELGVRVIPIDMLALDDTPLTDPLLHEQAYWSYGQKILRAAEIIKRDPRLFAIYLSNFSCGPDSFLLTFFKDIMAQKPCLLLELDEHSADAGVITRLEAFLDSLKHYHSLEKKPQAKKLAIPEGISRERTLYIPYMSDCAYGVVACFKAHGQPAEVMPLADEAALLQGRQFTSGKECLPCAITSGDMLKVIRAKGFDPAKAAFFMPASSGPCRFGMYSCLHRLILKYAGAEDVPVIAPNQDSGFYREFTKGVGSSMGKFMKDIWISVSGIDLLRKLILRIRPFAADSRQAQRVYDQSIRRWTQAVEGRFSFSQMRRLMESIAGDFAAVKLNGSTRKPMIGIVGEIYVRSHPFANSNIIARLEELGAVCDLASLAEWMYYTNFTRSLSARRKGNYRDWFTNVFQDYFQRRIEKALAEPLEKMLRASGLYNQLSLSEGPLDYIIELAKPYIHHSFEGEAILSVGKMIEYHHQGFGGVVNAMPFSCMPSTIVNTQTRRISADCADMPILNLSFDGQEDSTLTTRLEAFVEQVRQRQPHAAAQVVHA